A DNA window from bacterium BMS3Abin08 contains the following coding sequences:
- the acpP_1 gene encoding acyl carrier protein, translating into MLEEKVKELISKQLGVDASQVTSEASFVEDLGADSLDTVELVMSFEETFGVEIPDEDAEKIVKVGDAISYIKNKTTA; encoded by the coding sequence ATGTTGGAAGAGAAGGTAAAAGAACTCATATCGAAGCAGCTTGGGGTGGATGCATCACAGGTAACTTCTGAGGCATCGTTTGTGGAGGACCTCGGTGCGGATTCACTTGATACGGTTGAGCTGGTTATGTCCTTTGAAGAAACATTCGGAGTTGAGATACCCGATGAAGATGCCGAGAAGATCGTTAAGGTCGGCGACGCAATCAGTTATATAAAGAACAAAACAACCGCCTGA
- the fabG_2 gene encoding 3-oxoacyl-[acyl-carrier-protein] reductase FabG, translating into MKDRIALVTGAGRGIGKAIAEGLAFRGAHVVVADLNMEDAEGVAAALSDRGVRSLAVRVDVSSEESVKEMFPRVVSEFGGIDILVNNAGITRDTLLVRMKEEDWDSVINVNLKSVFLCSKEAVRIMAKRRYGRIVNIASVVAFMGNAGQANYSASKAGIVGFTKTVAREYASRGVTANAVAPGFIMTAMTEALPEDVKEDMRMSIPLGRFGTVEDVSNAVFFLASDASGYITGHVIHVNGGMYM; encoded by the coding sequence ATGAAAGACAGGATTGCATTGGTAACGGGCGCCGGGAGGGGGATAGGAAAGGCCATTGCTGAAGGCTTGGCTTTCAGAGGTGCACATGTTGTTGTGGCCGATTTAAACATGGAGGATGCGGAGGGGGTTGCAGCGGCGCTCTCAGACAGGGGGGTAAGGTCTCTGGCCGTCCGGGTTGATGTCTCCAGTGAGGAAAGTGTAAAGGAGATGTTTCCCAGGGTGGTAAGTGAATTTGGTGGCATTGATATCCTCGTCAATAATGCCGGAATAACACGGGACACCCTTTTGGTAAGGATGAAAGAGGAGGACTGGGACAGCGTCATCAATGTAAACCTCAAGAGTGTCTTCCTCTGCTCCAAAGAGGCCGTCAGGATAATGGCAAAAAGGAGATATGGCAGAATTGTGAATATTGCTTCGGTAGTTGCCTTTATGGGTAATGCCGGGCAGGCCAACTATTCCGCTTCAAAGGCAGGAATCGTGGGTTTTACAAAGACGGTGGCCCGGGAGTATGCAAGCAGGGGGGTGACGGCTAATGCCGTTGCCCCGGGTTTTATAATGACTGCCATGACAGAGGCCCTCCCCGAGGATGTAAAAGAGGATATGAGGATGTCGATACCTCTCGGCAGGTTCGGGACGGTTGAAGATGTTTCAAACGCAGTGTTTTTTCTTGCCTCCGATGCAAGTGGTTATATAACAGGTCACGTGATTCATGTTAACGGCGGCATGTATATGTGA
- the ywiE gene encoding putative cardiolipin synthase YwiE has protein sequence MINEAGKIEAITGERFLPDNRVQLLYQGTEAFNEIFRHIRGASRSICLEFYIFRNDDTGKRLAEILMEKARSGIRVYLLYDHFGSLGTPSKFWKMLRTSGVNVKPSRPFSLREPSGYIRRDHKKLIIIDGATAFTGGLNIANEYSGFHLLSRKVKTMRSRAFSWRDTGVIVSGPVVKKLSEYFAESWKRSASELIKIAGTAVQYHDGFPVIPIFASSPRGRRRLRKLLYWSIESSRKNIRLTTAYFTPGPKLSGKLISASKRGVNVELLLPFKSDILAAHYAARSFFTTLLRENIRIYLYHGSILHAKTYIFDDEWSIIGSANLDFRSLRKNDEGNVGILSREFGDQMKKLFIQDKERSIPVNMEDWLKRPLCSKAAEKFFALFRRKL, from the coding sequence ATGATTAATGAAGCAGGAAAGATAGAGGCAATCACAGGGGAGAGGTTTCTTCCCGACAACAGGGTTCAGCTCCTGTATCAGGGCACGGAAGCCTTCAATGAGATCTTCAGACATATAAGGGGGGCATCCCGTAGTATCTGCCTCGAATTCTATATCTTCCGAAACGACGATACAGGAAAGAGACTTGCCGAAATACTCATGGAAAAGGCAAGGTCGGGCATCAGGGTTTACCTGCTTTATGACCATTTCGGTTCCCTCGGTACTCCGTCTAAGTTCTGGAAAATGTTAAGGACAAGCGGCGTTAACGTGAAACCCTCACGTCCCTTCAGCCTCAGAGAGCCTTCAGGCTATATCAGAAGAGACCACAAGAAACTCATAATTATCGACGGGGCGACTGCATTTACCGGTGGCCTCAATATTGCCAATGAATACAGCGGCTTTCATCTCCTGTCACGAAAAGTGAAAACAATGAGAAGTAGGGCTTTTTCCTGGAGGGATACAGGTGTTATAGTCAGCGGCCCGGTAGTTAAAAAACTCTCGGAATACTTCGCAGAGTCCTGGAAGCGTTCCGCTTCAGAGCTGATAAAGATAGCCGGTACTGCAGTACAGTACCATGACGGCTTTCCGGTAATCCCCATTTTTGCATCCTCCCCAAGGGGAAGACGGAGGTTGAGAAAACTACTGTACTGGAGCATAGAAAGTTCAAGAAAGAACATCCGCCTGACAACGGCATACTTCACCCCCGGCCCTAAGCTCTCGGGCAAGCTGATCAGTGCATCAAAAAGGGGAGTAAATGTAGAACTCCTGCTACCTTTTAAATCGGACATACTGGCTGCTCATTATGCGGCGAGGTCCTTTTTTACCACCCTGCTGAGGGAAAACATCAGGATATACCTCTATCATGGCTCAATACTTCATGCAAAGACTTATATCTTCGATGACGAGTGGAGTATTATAGGCTCAGCCAATCTCGACTTCCGGTCACTGAGAAAAAATGATGAAGGTAACGTCGGGATATTGAGCAGGGAGTTCGGGGATCAGATGAAAAAGCTATTTATTCAGGACAAGGAGAGGTCGATCCCCGTCAATATGGAAGACTGGCTGAAAAGACCCCTTTGCTCAAAGGCCGCCGAGAAGTTCTTTGCCCTGTTCAGGAGAAAGCTGTGA
- the amiC_2 gene encoding N-acetylmuramoyl-L-alanine amidase AmiC precursor, whose translation MLKPDEESTFMKRKTLVNLTALFTVFLLFLSYADILLAGEISLRYSLKGNVLKIVFESDDENLLKKATISSSYSLIKIGFPEDFSFTAPNKIGAFEYNKKENNIFLNIKGLMNVKVLRLESPSRLVLDVYLEGKSKPEIKPETPATAPIIPGPPEEPFVGELKSIVIDPGHGGSDVGLYSPLYNEKSIALKVAKRLRNASKREKRKAYLTRYQDSDTSLKKRILTIRKKRPDLVISIHLSTSDHFVIYTVPEKTYQGELPYLLSASQLPYVARSRAISSAIASTLTKDLNIEVSHRDLPLPVLSYSNCRAFMIELPGPDFFEYTEKSIQKIVRAILEGIKAYEKG comes from the coding sequence ATGTTGAAGCCCGATGAGGAATCAACGTTTATGAAAAGAAAGACACTGGTAAATTTAACGGCGCTGTTCACGGTCTTTCTCCTTTTTCTGTCATACGCGGATATCCTCCTTGCCGGAGAGATCAGTTTGCGGTACAGTCTCAAAGGCAATGTCCTGAAAATAGTATTTGAGTCTGACGATGAAAATCTCTTAAAAAAAGCAACCATATCTTCATCATACTCGCTGATCAAGATCGGTTTTCCCGAGGACTTTTCTTTCACTGCACCTAACAAAATCGGGGCCTTTGAGTATAACAAAAAAGAAAACAACATCTTCCTCAATATAAAGGGTCTCATGAACGTCAAGGTCCTCCGCCTCGAGTCGCCTTCAAGGCTGGTTTTAGACGTTTACCTGGAGGGGAAATCCAAACCTGAAATAAAACCTGAAACACCTGCTACTGCACCCATCATACCCGGTCCTCCCGAGGAACCCTTTGTCGGCGAATTAAAATCAATCGTGATAGACCCCGGACACGGTGGCTCTGATGTGGGCCTGTATTCTCCCCTCTATAATGAAAAGTCCATAGCGCTTAAGGTGGCAAAACGGTTGAGAAACGCCTCAAAGAGGGAAAAAAGAAAGGCCTATCTCACAAGATACCAGGACAGTGATACATCCCTCAAAAAAAGGATCCTTACGATCAGGAAGAAAAGGCCCGACCTTGTCATATCCATCCACCTGAGTACATCCGATCATTTCGTTATCTATACGGTTCCGGAAAAGACCTATCAGGGTGAGTTACCGTATCTGCTTAGCGCCTCACAGCTCCCATATGTAGCCAGGAGCAGGGCGATATCCTCCGCAATCGCCAGCACCTTGACAAAGGACCTCAATATCGAGGTCTCACATAGGGACCTGCCCCTACCCGTTCTTTCTTACAGTAACTGCCGGGCCTTTATGATAGAACTGCCGGGGCCTGACTTCTTCGAATATACTGAAAAATCAATACAAAAAATCGTTAGAGCCATCCTTGAAGGAATAAAGGCATATGAAAAAGGGTAG
- a CDS encoding sporulation and spore germination: MKKGSLLIILLVIVLLSGIGLGVFYFYYMNNGTEQEPIKQEIGEGILKNYAILKIFYPAGDRLEIYEKKVSSNLSRLDMADILIKDYLAFSGKIDTGVIPEGSKLNSIFVTPDNVVYIDFNRTFKRNFRGDATDEFMLLKSIYYTIMSNLEDIKDVVILIDGKLAETVGGHFFANIPLGSLFTQESSQEAQTDSEL, from the coding sequence ATGAAAAAGGGTAGTCTTCTGATAATTTTATTGGTAATTGTATTACTCTCAGGCATTGGACTTGGGGTTTTCTATTTCTACTATATGAACAACGGTACCGAACAGGAACCAATTAAGCAGGAGATAGGTGAAGGTATACTCAAAAACTATGCCATCCTGAAGATATTCTATCCTGCAGGGGACAGGCTTGAGATATACGAAAAAAAGGTCTCCTCAAACCTCTCAAGGCTTGACATGGCCGATATCCTTATTAAGGACTACCTCGCTTTTTCAGGCAAGATTGATACCGGGGTAATCCCCGAGGGGTCAAAGCTAAACAGTATTTTCGTCACACCCGACAATGTTGTCTATATTGACTTTAACAGGACGTTTAAACGGAACTTCAGGGGAGATGCCACCGATGAGTTCATGTTACTGAAAAGCATTTACTATACCATTATGAGTAATTTAGAGGACATCAAGGATGTTGTAATTCTCATAGATGGGAAACTGGCTGAAACAGTAGGCGGACACTTTTTTGCTAATATACCGTTGGGATCGCTCTTTACACAGGAATCCTCACAGGAGGCTCAGACGGACAGTGAACTATAA
- the racE gene encoding glutamate racemase 1: MNYNRENGKNTACKPIGIFDSGIGGLTVVKEIIKILPGEDILYLGDTARVPYGIRSPDTVMRYALENTEFLLHHGIKMLVVACNTVSAIGLDTLEKKTDIPVVGVLNPGAKAAIKATKKGRIGIIGTEATISSNAYQRAIRSLGNSTEVFGTACSLFVPLVEEGLFEGKITELIVERYLSDLKSRDIDTLVLGCTHYPMLKKQIRAFMGYGVILIDSAVETAQTVRDILTEAQLLNNTGSLPERRFFVTDSPGRFQRIGAAFLGNEITEIERVAIPRREQHRNFYQHQEER, translated from the coding sequence GTGAACTATAATCGGGAAAATGGCAAAAACACCGCATGCAAGCCCATCGGGATCTTTGATTCCGGTATAGGGGGACTAACCGTAGTCAAGGAGATAATAAAAATACTCCCTGGAGAGGATATACTATACCTTGGGGACACCGCAAGGGTACCCTACGGGATACGCTCTCCCGATACCGTTATGCGATATGCACTTGAAAATACGGAATTTCTTCTTCACCACGGGATAAAGATGCTTGTTGTGGCCTGCAATACCGTATCAGCCATCGGACTTGACACACTTGAGAAAAAAACCGATATTCCCGTTGTCGGTGTATTGAACCCGGGCGCAAAGGCGGCAATCAAGGCCACAAAAAAGGGAAGAATTGGTATAATCGGAACTGAGGCAACCATTTCAAGCAACGCCTATCAGAGGGCAATAAGGTCCCTTGGAAACAGTACCGAGGTATTTGGAACCGCCTGTTCGCTCTTTGTTCCTCTTGTGGAGGAAGGGCTCTTTGAAGGAAAGATAACAGAACTGATTGTAGAACGCTACTTATCGGATCTGAAATCAAGAGATATTGATACCCTTGTACTTGGCTGCACCCATTATCCTATGTTAAAAAAGCAGATCAGGGCATTCATGGGTTACGGTGTTATTCTTATCGACTCAGCTGTTGAGACCGCACAAACGGTTCGGGATATACTTACCGAAGCTCAACTGCTGAACAACACCGGTTCTTTACCGGAAAGAAGGTTTTTTGTAACAGACTCCCCCGGGAGGTTTCAGAGGATTGGTGCAGCCTTTCTCGGTAATGAAATTACAGAGATTGAGAGGGTTGCGATACCACGCAGGGAACAACACAGGAATTTCTACCAACACCAGGAGGAACGATGA
- the rph gene encoding ribonuclease PH — translation MRRDGRKNDELRQVKLIRDYIKLAEGSVLIEMGQTKVICTASVEERVPSFLKDKGRGWVTAEYGMIPRSTSTRMMRESTSGRIGGRTHEIQRLIGRSLRSIMDLGALGEKTVWIDCDVIQADGGTRTASITGAYVALVDAMRYAVRNGIIEKNPVNDFLAATSVGVVDREPMLDLCYEEDFKAEVDMNIVMTGNGKFVEVQGTAEGDPFTRETLDDLISLARKGINELIKIQKGIIDENTYSY, via the coding sequence ATGAGAAGAGATGGAAGGAAAAACGACGAACTAAGACAGGTAAAATTAATAAGAGATTATATCAAACTTGCCGAGGGGTCGGTCCTGATAGAGATGGGCCAGACCAAGGTTATCTGCACTGCCTCTGTTGAAGAAAGGGTCCCGTCCTTCCTCAAGGACAAGGGAAGGGGTTGGGTGACCGCAGAATACGGCATGATACCCAGATCTACATCTACAAGAATGATGCGCGAGTCCACATCAGGCAGGATCGGGGGCAGGACGCACGAGATCCAGAGACTGATCGGCAGGAGCCTGAGGTCGATAATGGATCTCGGCGCACTTGGAGAAAAAACCGTCTGGATCGACTGCGATGTTATCCAGGCCGACGGCGGCACAAGAACCGCCTCGATAACCGGCGCCTATGTTGCACTTGTTGATGCCATGAGGTATGCTGTAAGAAATGGAATAATAGAGAAGAATCCCGTGAACGACTTTCTCGCTGCCACCAGTGTAGGGGTTGTTGACAGAGAACCCATGCTTGACCTCTGTTACGAGGAGGACTTCAAGGCCGAGGTCGATATGAACATTGTCATGACGGGAAACGGAAAGTTTGTAGAAGTACAGGGAACGGCAGAAGGAGACCCGTTTACGCGCGAGACACTTGATGATCTGATAAGCCTTGCCCGGAAAGGGATTAATGAACTTATCAAAATACAAAAGGGGATTATCGATGAAAATACTTATAGCTACTAA
- the rdgB gene encoding dITP/XTP pyrophosphatase yields MKILIATKNKGKIREMNDLFSDLKIEFIGLDSLEDVPEVEEDGHTFHENAMKKAMTFFNFSSLQTLAEDSGLEVDYLGGSPGIFSARYAGEDATDEENIKKLLEELKNVPEKERTAKFVSVLCLIFDGKPHFFEGEVKGFILDQPRGESGFGYDPLFVPEGYTETFAELGLSVKNKISHRAMSLKKLKEFLKEKL; encoded by the coding sequence ATGAAAATACTTATAGCTACTAAAAATAAGGGGAAGATCAGGGAGATGAACGACCTCTTCAGTGACCTTAAGATAGAGTTCATCGGCCTCGATTCCCTTGAAGATGTCCCTGAAGTGGAAGAAGATGGGCATACCTTCCACGAGAATGCCATGAAAAAGGCAATGACCTTTTTCAACTTCTCATCCCTACAAACACTGGCTGAGGACTCCGGCCTTGAAGTTGACTACCTGGGGGGTTCCCCGGGCATATTTTCGGCCCGCTATGCCGGTGAAGATGCAACAGACGAAGAAAATATCAAAAAACTTCTTGAAGAACTGAAAAACGTTCCTGAAAAAGAGAGAACAGCAAAATTCGTCTCGGTTCTCTGCCTGATCTTCGACGGTAAGCCCCACTTCTTTGAGGGAGAGGTAAAGGGGTTCATCCTGGATCAGCCAAGGGGAGAATCAGGATTCGGTTATGATCCCTTATTCGTCCCTGAGGGTTACACAGAGACCTTTGCAGAACTCGGACTCTCGGTAAAAAACAAGATCAGCCACAGGGCAATGTCTTTAAAAAAACTGAAGGAATTCTTAAAAGAAAAACTTTAA
- the ftsH_2 gene encoding ATP-dependent zinc metalloprotease FtsH gives MNIYRNIFVWLLIGALMILLFDMLSTPKQTKKEVPFSDFIEKVEAGDVVEVTIKDNELTGVLKDGTSFKTYVEKYQGFIKDLRTKNVKIVVKPPDKSPWYITFLISWGPILLLALLWVFFMRQMQMGGNRALSFGKAKVKLVSDKTGGITFKDVAGIEEAKAEVQEIIDYLKDPQKVTRLGGKIPKGVLLVGPPGTGKTMLAKAIAGEADVPFFSISGSEFVEMFVGVGASRVRDLFEQAKKIAPCIVFIDEIDAVGRHRGAGLGGGHDEREQTLNQLLVEMDGFEGKEGIIVVAATNRPDVLDPALLRPGRFDRQVVVPPPDVKGRQEILTVHTKGIPVADNVSLDVIARSTPGFSGADLANLVNEAALLAARREKDTVEMEDFDEAKDKVLMGVERRSMIISDEEKRNTAYHEAGHTLVAKLTPGTDPIHKVSIIPRGRALGITQQLPIDDRYTYSRDFLLKTLRVLLGGRAAEEVALKHMTTGAGNDLERATELARKMVCEWGMSGKLGPLTYGKREEMIFLGREISKHKDYSEKTAEDIDKEIRKIVTDAYTNARQLLTENHDILDRLANSLLEKETLDSKEIDKLMEEVRAERSPAV, from the coding sequence TTGAACATCTACAGAAACATTTTTGTATGGTTGCTCATCGGCGCTCTGATGATTCTTCTCTTCGATATGCTCAGCACCCCGAAGCAAACGAAGAAGGAAGTGCCCTTTTCAGACTTTATAGAGAAGGTGGAAGCCGGCGATGTCGTCGAAGTAACAATCAAGGACAATGAACTGACCGGGGTCCTGAAAGACGGAACAAGCTTCAAGACCTACGTTGAAAAATATCAGGGGTTCATAAAGGACCTCCGCACAAAAAATGTCAAGATCGTTGTAAAACCCCCTGATAAGAGCCCGTGGTATATAACCTTCCTTATCTCCTGGGGACCGATCCTGCTCCTTGCATTGCTGTGGGTCTTCTTCATGAGGCAGATGCAGATGGGTGGCAACAGGGCGCTGTCTTTCGGCAAGGCCAAGGTCAAGCTGGTCTCCGATAAGACCGGGGGAATCACCTTTAAGGATGTAGCCGGCATAGAAGAGGCAAAGGCAGAGGTTCAGGAGATCATCGATTACCTGAAAGACCCCCAGAAGGTGACGAGGCTGGGAGGAAAGATCCCCAAAGGCGTGCTGCTCGTGGGTCCCCCGGGTACGGGAAAGACCATGCTTGCAAAGGCCATTGCAGGTGAAGCAGACGTTCCCTTCTTCTCTATTTCCGGATCCGAATTTGTTGAGATGTTTGTCGGTGTCGGTGCCTCAAGGGTGAGAGACCTGTTTGAACAGGCAAAGAAGATCGCACCATGTATAGTCTTCATAGATGAAATAGACGCGGTGGGAAGACACAGGGGCGCCGGTCTCGGGGGTGGTCATGACGAAAGGGAACAGACACTCAACCAGCTCCTCGTCGAGATGGACGGCTTTGAGGGGAAGGAAGGCATAATAGTTGTTGCGGCAACCAACAGGCCCGATGTACTTGACCCCGCCCTGCTGAGACCCGGCAGGTTCGACCGCCAGGTGGTAGTCCCGCCTCCCGACGTCAAGGGACGTCAGGAGATCCTGACGGTACATACTAAAGGCATCCCGGTTGCAGATAATGTTTCCCTTGATGTCATAGCAAGATCCACCCCTGGTTTTTCGGGAGCGGACCTTGCCAATTTGGTTAATGAGGCCGCCCTCCTTGCCGCGCGCAGGGAAAAGGATACAGTCGAGATGGAGGATTTCGATGAAGCCAAGGACAAGGTCCTTATGGGGGTTGAGCGTAGGAGCATGATAATAAGCGATGAGGAGAAAAGGAATACGGCCTATCATGAGGCAGGCCATACCCTGGTTGCAAAACTGACCCCCGGAACAGACCCCATTCACAAGGTGAGCATTATACCCAGGGGAAGGGCGCTTGGTATTACACAGCAGTTACCGATTGATGACCGTTATACCTATTCCAGGGATTTCCTTCTGAAGACCCTGCGTGTTCTGCTCGGTGGAAGGGCGGCAGAAGAGGTCGCCCTTAAACATATGACTACCGGGGCGGGAAACGACCTTGAACGTGCAACAGAGCTTGCACGGAAAATGGTCTGCGAGTGGGGGATGAGCGGCAAGCTCGGCCCTCTTACATACGGAAAGAGGGAAGAGATGATATTCCTGGGAAGAGAGATTTCCAAACACAAGGATTACAGTGAAAAAACCGCTGAAGATATTGATAAAGAGATCAGAAAGATAGTCACCGACGCCTATACTAATGCAAGACAGCTCCTGACAGAGAACCATGACATACTCGACAGGCTTGCCAACAGCCTCCTTGAAAAGGAAACCCTGGATTCAAAAGAAATAGACAAGCTGATGGAGGAAGTAAGGGCAGAGAGGTCCCCGGCAGTTTGA
- the folP gene encoding dihydropteroate synthase: MKVSFQNHSLDFSRKTHVMGVLNVTPDSFSDGGSYLGRQKAIDRALRMLDEGADIIDIGGESTRPGADEVPLEEELRRTVPVIEFLSGKVTAPISIDTYKAGVARAAIEAGASIVNDISGLRFDPEMAPTIAGYDVGLIVMHIKGTPKNMQKNPHYHDLFGEIMDYLSGSIAIAKWHGISEDKIIIDPGIGFGKTPENNLRIIRGLHTLSELGRPILVGPSRKSFIGLILDGAAPADRLEGTAAAVAISVFNGANIVRVHDVKEMVRVVQVADAIKNEKI, encoded by the coding sequence TTGAAGGTCTCCTTCCAGAACCACAGCCTTGATTTTTCCCGGAAGACCCATGTAATGGGCGTTCTCAATGTAACCCCTGATTCCTTCTCCGATGGCGGCAGTTATCTTGGCCGTCAGAAGGCCATAGACCGGGCTCTCCGGATGCTTGATGAAGGGGCGGACATCATCGATATAGGTGGTGAATCAACCCGTCCCGGGGCCGACGAGGTCCCCCTTGAGGAGGAACTGCGCAGGACTGTTCCGGTTATCGAATTCCTCTCCGGGAAGGTTACCGCTCCGATATCCATTGACACTTACAAGGCCGGCGTGGCCAGGGCCGCCATTGAGGCCGGGGCATCAATAGTGAATGATATAAGCGGGCTGCGATTTGATCCTGAAATGGCCCCAACCATAGCAGGTTACGATGTCGGCCTAATCGTGATGCACATCAAAGGGACTCCGAAGAATATGCAGAAGAACCCCCACTATCATGATCTCTTTGGTGAGATCATGGATTACCTCTCGGGGAGTATAGCTATAGCAAAGTGGCATGGAATCAGTGAAGATAAGATCATCATAGACCCCGGGATCGGTTTCGGGAAGACGCCCGAGAACAACCTCCGGATCATCAGGGGTCTCCACACCCTTTCGGAACTCGGCAGACCGATACTTGTAGGCCCTTCAAGGAAATCCTTCATAGGCCTCATCCTCGACGGGGCCGCGCCTGCCGACCGTTTAGAGGGAACCGCGGCGGCTGTTGCAATTTCAGTATTTAACGGCGCTAATATAGTAAGGGTTCATGATGTAAAGGAGATGGTAAGGGTCGTACAGGTGGCTGATGCCATTAAAAACGAGAAGATTTGA
- the pheT gene encoding phenylalanine--tRNA ligase beta subunit, whose translation MLLPVEWLNDFIELKEGTDELSRILTMTGLEVEGENTATGGAPVFEVNITPNRPDCLSVLGVARELRAATGRKIRIPESEIKEEFKTTFQVIIDSPLCRRYAGRVIRGITIGESPGWIKNRLERAGIRSINNVVDITNYVLLELGHPLHAFDLATLKNETIRVDTANGSNVFRTLDGMERKLPPDSLMIWDATRPVAIAGIMGGLDTEVTENTTDLFLESAFFEPSSIRRTSRRIGLRTEASYRFERGTDIEGLITALDRAALLIKKVCGGTVSQRIDVYPEKVKPKEVKVRFSRVEKLLGLPVSKGDTIRILQLLGFTISGQDEEGAMLTVPSYRVDIENETDIIEEIGRHYGYDKIPATLPSAPIGQVLKDRALDIEGLKGLMISSGFCEAVNYSFLNPVFLDILKLDPADFRRNTVRILNPISTDDSVLRTFLLPSLARNLVSNFNQGIRDIKLFEISKVFINGKGKLPEERVKLGAVYLYTPGQHLWEDGTETFFIIKGLVEKAFGIWGLGGYSFIPTGEPFLHPGRSADIVCNGQKIGFAGILSPGVQKRLDLEHFRGEVGLFELDLTEAGSHLSVTKKFQPLPRFPYIQRNIALLIDRTIPAHRVLEHLTEFPSELIEDFWIFDVYEGENIDEGKKSLGLTIIYRSSERTLTDEEADSVHNSLIKFLKEKTGGRLRS comes from the coding sequence ATGTTATTACCCGTTGAATGGCTTAACGACTTTATCGAACTCAAAGAAGGGACTGATGAACTCTCCCGTATCCTCACTATGACAGGTCTTGAGGTTGAAGGCGAGAACACCGCAACGGGAGGAGCGCCCGTATTTGAGGTCAACATAACACCCAACAGGCCTGACTGCCTCAGCGTGCTTGGTGTGGCACGTGAGTTGAGGGCGGCAACCGGCCGGAAAATCAGGATACCTGAGTCGGAAATTAAAGAGGAATTCAAAACCACTTTTCAGGTTATTATTGACTCACCGCTTTGCAGGCGCTATGCCGGCAGGGTTATCAGAGGGATTACGATAGGTGAGTCCCCCGGATGGATAAAGAACCGTCTTGAAAGGGCCGGCATCCGGTCAATCAACAACGTTGTCGATATAACGAACTACGTCCTCCTCGAACTTGGCCATCCCCTCCATGCCTTCGACCTCGCAACCCTGAAGAACGAAACCATCAGGGTTGATACTGCCAACGGCAGTAATGTATTCCGGACCCTCGACGGTATGGAGAGGAAACTACCCCCGGATTCTTTAATGATATGGGATGCCACGAGACCCGTGGCTATTGCAGGAATAATGGGTGGCCTGGATACCGAGGTTACTGAAAATACCACCGATCTCTTTCTCGAAAGTGCGTTCTTCGAACCCTCATCAATACGACGCACATCCCGGCGGATAGGCCTGAGAACAGAGGCCTCCTACAGGTTTGAGAGGGGCACGGACATAGAAGGGCTGATAACGGCCCTTGACAGGGCTGCACTTCTTATAAAGAAGGTCTGCGGCGGCACCGTCTCACAAAGGATCGATGTATATCCTGAAAAGGTCAAGCCAAAAGAGGTTAAAGTACGGTTCAGCAGGGTTGAAAAACTGCTGGGGCTGCCTGTAAGCAAAGGAGACACAATAAGAATCCTGCAACTCCTTGGATTTACCATATCCGGGCAGGATGAAGAAGGGGCGATGCTGACCGTGCCCTCCTACAGGGTTGATATAGAAAATGAAACGGACATCATAGAGGAAATAGGGAGGCATTACGGGTATGATAAAATACCTGCAACCCTCCCGTCCGCGCCGATTGGTCAGGTGTTAAAGGACCGAGCCCTCGACATAGAGGGGCTAAAGGGCCTGATGATATCCTCAGGCTTCTGTGAAGCTGTGAACTACAGCTTCCTCAATCCTGTCTTCCTTGATATCCTGAAGTTGGACCCTGCCGATTTCAGAAGGAACACAGTAAGAATTCTTAACCCCATAAGCACTGATGATTCCGTGCTCAGAACTTTTCTTCTGCCTTCACTTGCAAGAAACCTTGTAAGTAACTTCAATCAGGGTATCCGGGATATAAAACTATTTGAAATATCGAAGGTCTTCATCAACGGCAAAGGCAAACTCCCTGAAGAAAGGGTAAAACTTGGCGCTGTTTATCTATACACCCCGGGACAGCATCTGTGGGAGGACGGCACCGAGACCTTTTTTATAATTAAGGGGCTGGTTGAAAAGGCCTTCGGGATATGGGGTCTTGGGGGTTATTCCTTCATCCCGACAGGAGAACCGTTCCTGCATCCCGGACGTTCAGCGGACATAGTATGCAACGGGCAAAAGATCGGTTTTGCCGGTATCCTCTCTCCCGGCGTACAGAAAAGGCTTGATTTAGAGCACTTCAGGGGAGAGGTCGGACTCTTTGAGCTTGACCTCACAGAGGCGGGGAGTCATTTATCGGTTACAAAGAAGTTTCAACCTCTGCCCAGATTCCCCTACATACAGAGGAACATCGCCTTACTGATTGACCGCACTATACCTGCACACAGGGTGCTGGAACACCTAACTGAGTTCCCTTCGGAGCTGATTGAGGACTTCTGGATCTTTGACGTATACGAAGGGGAAAACATCGATGAAGGCAAAAAGTCCCTTGGCCTCACCATCATTTACAGAAGCAGTGAAAGGACATTGACAGACGAGGAGGCTGACAGCGTCCATAACAGCCTGATCAAGTTCCTCAAGGAGAAAACCGGCGGCCGGTTGAGAAGCTAA